CAGAGGTAGAGGCAAGCTAcatcttccctctctgccaTTGTCTGCAGGCACCTCTTTCAAGGGAACTGCTACACTTCTAGGCAGAGTCTTCCACCTATACAAGGAAGGAGCAAGTCATCTGTGTTACAACCTGGCTGATTTAGTAAGGAtctttcacctttctttccGGTCCTAACGGTGAAGAACAGCGCATACCAGGTTTTAGGTCTGGAGTTCTCTCTCTTGCAGCTGTaattttacagactttttttcctgtgataaaTTTCCAACAAATTAATTAACTTTGAGACAAAGACCACAGCTACTCTCCAACCCATGTCCTACAGGATGGTTTTCAAAGAGGGATCATTCCAAAGCCACCCATGTAAACACACTTCCTCCCTTCAATATAATCctcatctccctctccctgccaacAGGGCTGCTTtactcctctccctttccttgaGGAAACAAGGTTGCTTATTAATCTTATGTTCACCTGGCTATTTACTGCTAGACACACATACTGTGGGAGCAGAGGAACTGCATAATCACAGCAGTCTTTGCCAGTGGCAACTTCTGCTGCTATTACAGTCCAAATTAAGCAGGGGAAAATTATGTGGTACCTGGGCCATAGCCAGAATTGCATCAGTCACAGTTCAGAACTGTAGTTACATGAGGGACTCCTAATAGTATTTGTGAAGCTGATATGAAATAAGTTCAAGTAAGGAGCATGACACAAACAGTTCTGTTCCTGGATAAGCTAAATAAGAAATGCTAATTTTCATTGAGCATCACAGGTgattaaatggaaaaacacagggtttgggggttttttgttcttctcctAACACGTTAATTAGAACCTAGTCTTATTTACAGGGAAGATTTTCAATTCACACTTTCCCTTCTAGACACAATTGAGCTTAGCCTGTGCCAGGGGGCCAAATGACCCAGTGGAAGCCTGATATTTTGCCATCATGTAAGTTTTGGTAGAATATTCTGTTGTCTCACAGCTAGCACAACTGCTTCAGGTCGTATTTTACCTGCCAGAGTAGTTGAAACACTTAATGCTGAAGAACTGTAATTGCAATTTGATGGTCTCTTTctaggagagaaggaaaaaaaaaagtgaacaactATTCCGAATGAACGTTAACATTCAAAAAAACGAATGTATAAGGAAGTCATAGGAAAATATAGACTGAGTGAAAAGGGATaaaggttgtttttaaaaatactgttactGAGTTACTTCATCACACTTTACAGTTATTTGACAGTTTATCATCAAGTCACACAGCTTATTCTGAAGACACTTGCAATTTAAGACCCACAGAAGACATTCACTACAGTAAAGTACTCGGCACTGAAGCATACTAGGACAGAACATATTTAAGGAGGATGCAGGGGAAAATTAGGTTCACAAGAAAATTCAGATTGAATTGTGTAGAGATCTGTAACACTGTAAGATTGGTATGAGTTATGAATGGAAATGTCTGCATGTAAgactggaagcagcagcacaagggtTAAAAGAAATGATACTGTTCCTAGAAAAACACTCATGGTACTCAGATCTTTATGTCAGGACCTGAAGGCAGCACTGTGACAAGGCCAAGTACAGAAGACCCTTCACTGTGATAAAACCATACCACAGATGACTTGTCAACAGAAAACCTGGCATCCTGACAACAGGAGGGCGGCAATAGGGTCGCAGCATATCGCATACAGCATTCCGCTTCCCGCTAGACATGTAttccaaacaagaaaaaacctgACAATGGGCAGCAACCTGGCCCAAGATTTATAAAGGCTGAAGTCAGTAGGACTCTGAAGCAAAGGAGTACCCCATATAAGCTGATGATTCCCGAAAAACATCAAAGATCTGCCCAAAACCTAATTGTGTCCTGGGCAAGCACAGAACGCCAGAGACTTAACGAGGACTTGACAACAGGTACCTTTCATACTCTGTACTGCACAGGCAATCTTGGCCAGGCCACCTGGGCACACACATCTTGCTGCCTGTGACTAAGTGCAATTGGATACAAGCAACTTATTTAGggattttgtaaataaatgtcACCTTCCCCTTCCATAAAATCCTCCACTGCATTTTCTCACATTGATTTCCCTACAGCTGCAAGACCAAAACAAAAGTCTATTAGGCAAACTCTTACCTGACTTAATGCACCAATTTCAAAGTTAGTAAGGATACAGGTAGCCGAAACTAACAGAAGTGTTTGCAGTATCAGAGGCGTATTCAtactggccttttttttttttaaatatcactcaaaagagaaaaatctgaacatTTAGGTGCATCAAAGTCTGCTTTGCAGATTACCTTCTAGTGTATTGGTCTTGAAAATCCTCCAGTACAGGTTctaaaaaacataaaagctaaactttaacagaaaaagctaaGCAGACCAGACAATGTTTTAGTGCACACTaaattataaagcaaaatattagaAGCAAACACATACCACTAACAGGGAGCTGTTCCCCATTATGCAGACATGCCTTAAATAAAATGATCATTACATATTTTATACAGGTTCCTTGCACTAGAGTGAAATTtgtttatgtatatattctGAAGTATTGTAGAAAAGAATTACCTGATATTGCTGAAAGATTTGAGATCTGTGGTATCTTATCTATGGTCACTGCTTTGCTGGAGTCCAGGAGAGTAGAGTTCTTGTACGTGCCAGAGTCCACACagtaaaaattacttctttctggACATAAAAGATGTTAAGTGCAAGCTTCTTATGCTGAAATTCATTGAGTTATTAAATTTGTGACCAAACTGAAAGCAATCATATTTGCAAGACAAGGACTTTAAAGCAAAGTGAAAGCATTGCCTTGCCTCAAAGAGCCACAGAAAAGTTTGGGAGGAATGTGACTTAAAGCAGATTTGTTGGTCATCCCCAATAAACAGCTTGTGTCAACAGGGAATACTTTAAGTTTACAGTACAATTCAAATTACACCAGGACCTGATTCACACTGGATTGGAGGACCAGATATACAGATCCCATGTTAAGCACAGGTTGGCTCACAGCAAAGATCTGACCTGGTGAGTCACACCAAGAGAGGCCGCTAGTCTTTCTATTGTAGATAGTCCCCCCACATTTTCTACATCAAATAAAGCTCAAAAAACCAGAAGTCTCACCTGAACCATCATCTCTGAATGTTTCAGGGGATGGGCAACTGTTCAGGCTGTCACTAGCACCTGTGTTACAATCTGCAGTTGAGTCTACATCTAAACACTCTAGGAGAAAGGTTGAAACACCTGTGGGAAGAGTCATTCCTGTAcctagagagagaaaaaaggcagctaccaaaaaaatgtatcatcttGTACAAACCATCAGGATTTCCTTATCTAAGTTTCATTCCTGTGATGAGCTACCTATTGTCAAGTCAGGATCTTACACTGATTCATAATAcagttaaagaaacaaataaacaaagggCATCCTGAAGCCCAATTTACACTACCATAAGCTAACAGAAGACACCTTCCTTGCCAAAGGCTCACTAGAAATACCTGAAGAATTTAGCCTCTGATAAGGTAATTCCTAGgcaggtttgttttcagaaggacAACCTATTTAGgcacaagcttttaaaaatgcaggtttGAGTAAACTGAAAAACTCATGTCGACAACTAGTTCTGTCAACGATAAAACCAAGATCGTGTGGTTTTCAACAGGCTGGGCTCAAGACTGTCTCAGGTCTTGTAGGTCTCCTATCCTGTTTGTGCTGCCTACAATCAATTCATGGGAACCAAGCCACATGCTGGAATAAGAGGCAGAAGTCCAGCCAGTGGTCTCAAAACCTTTACTTTCTAATATCACGCAGTCAGAACCAGTCCAAGAACAGCACATCCATACTTTTATAGaaatatacttaaaattatataattaattttacatttagttttatacagctataaaaatatatttaataatataatgTATTGCCATTATACTCACTTGAAGTCacttcagcattttccaaaCTTTCTTTACTTTCAAAGTTGATTATCAGGGATTCCTAAAATTAAACGACCAACACGTACAACCTGAGAAAACTGCATTTAgccaaagaaatgcaattaaatgtATTCCTACATTAGTAGATTCTCAGAAACTTACTGATACTTCACCACTTAAACTTGTACAAGGGTTTTTCATGCATCATTAACAAATCTGCAGTCTGACTTATAGCTCTAAAATTCATAATGAATATCCAATCATTTGATCCTACAATCTTGGCTGGATGAGACTTCCAGTGAAGGCATACTGACATCAACTGAAGTTACGCATGAGATAGCAGTGGAGTAATGAATTTCCctgtcttttgatttttttttttttagaggctCAATTCACACGGCTCACTTTCAGAATCCTAGACCATTTCTATAAATACAAACAACTATGTTGCGTACATAGTATATTCTATGAAACTAAGCAtttgcaggaaatgaaaataattggtGGACTCTAAATGAGagctaacattttaaagaaaaatagttttacacCAGTATCACTTGAGCCCTTTGCTGTTGCAGATTTCAGTTCAAACACACCTGGTGAACTATTTTCTTGCCATTGCAGTATTAACTGTCCCATAACACTTCCGCTCAgtcatctttaaaatactttgttccaGTTTTACTAACATGTGAAAGAGCACAACAGTGACTTGCCAAAGGTCTGTGTCTCAACCAGAAGTGACCAATTCTCTGGAATCACACTCTAATGACATATCTTCCACACAACACAATTGCTATGGCTTTTCCTCATTAAGGATAATTAGTATTCATGTTTTCCCATGCTACCAATAGCTCCAACAGCTTTTATTCTGGCCAAAGACACTGGAAAATGTTACCAAAATATAGCACCAAGTTCAGCCTGAAAAATGcgtgtgcgcacacacacatgaCTCACAGGAAATTCTACTTGATGAGAAACAGAATTTAACATGTGACATTTCTTTGATTTATCCTCTATAAATTACTAGTAGATCAAGAGAAAGACAGGATTCTCACCTTCAGCGGTACAGtgctttcttctattttctcttcttttttttccaagtctgttGTTTCTTTGACATTCACTTGATTGCTGCAGTTGAAGAACAGAGCTAAGCTCAATACACAGAGCTACACTGTTCTAGAGGAAGGCGACAAAAACTACAAGATGTCTTTATGAGGTGCCAACAAATAGTCTGACAAACATCAGTTTACTGAGAATTCAGACTGCGTATCTCCAAGAGACATCTTATGCAGGCAAAACAATATCAATGATTAGCTAGCTTTAATAGTGGTGTATTGGAACGAGTTCTAACAGACCTTTGGTTGCATGAATGGCTCACTTTGGTGACTTCaggattttctttaatttttggtAGGGTTTTCACACTGGACTTTCTCTTCAGGCCTAGAGAAGAATAAGTATTTCGTTCAGTAATTTTAGTTTTCATATTAGAATTTAGATGATTATTTCTAATAGGGCACCTTTAGCTGTTCTCCGTCCTCCATGCCCCTAACAATTTTTGACCCTATTATCACAAACACTATAAagtctgaattttctttattatttttacccaagctttttttcagcagtgtaTCactaagaccaaaaaaaaaagcagacttcaAGAAATACTTCAGGTGTTTTAGAAACCTGttgattaaaaggaaaaaaaacaccttggAAGTGACCTTTACCTAGGTTCAAAGTAGTCTGAGTCTAAATCAGTTTTAATGGAGTTTATTAGGAGTATCATAAGAATTTCTACATAAACTGGTCCTCACTGTATATAATCCCAAAGGCCATGATGACACAATTACTTCGGAACCAGCAAATTTCAGAGACATATTTCCTTATCCTAAAACCCAATTTTATAAGTTCTTtagctttgtgttttattttcagtagccAGGAGCTAGAAACAGCCAGACTTTAGAGTTACACTTCTATGACCGCAAGTGAAAAGAGCATCCATCCCCACCCTAAGAAATGGGTCTGAAGTACTGCATTCCCCCAGCACTGCACAGGGCCCTGTAGCTGAAACTCCCTGGGAGTTCAGGACAGGACAACGTATGACCAGGACTGatccctttccctctttcttccgAGCATCtgtaaatatgaaaagcaaGCAGACCTCAAGACTGCTAGTTGCACCCAGTCAGGCACACAAGAGTACCGAACACCTACAAGAGCATgagccagcagagcaggatcaaGACAGAAACTAATGTTCATCGTACCCCATAACAGTAGTTTAAAGTCTTACCTTTAAATTACCAAGATCAGTGTGGGACCAAGACATCCCACACTGGTCTTCCCCAGTTACCTCAGCAAGTTACACTGTCAGCCTTTACTTCAATCCCATACCTTCCCCTcagactggttttttttctttaaggtctTCAATTCTTAACTCGAGATCTGCTAAATTGCAACAACGAGGCTGTTCCTTTCAGGGAACAActttaagcaatttttaaagtatgctCTCAAAGGTGGGCCAGGGTTTTGTCTTGCCATTTCTAAAGGAAACGATTGGGGGGGGAAGATAccttacaaaagcaaaaaaccctttTTATTACTAACAGCTAAAACAGAGGCAATGGTCCTGTTTCCAGATCAGCTGCCTGCTTTATCCCCGCCGTAAGGGACATGGGTAAACACAAACCACTTCCCAGCCTCACACAGGACCAGCTCGGCTGGACACAAAGGATGAGAAACCCAATCCTACGCGGCTAGGGGGAGGTCGCCGAAGCCACACAACATTTAGCAGACCACTATTGATAAGAACCTTCCCCGGAGGACGACTTAACCTGACCGGCATCCTTACCCGCTCCTCAAATTGCCATGAAAACACGAGTAGAGGACAAAGCACAGCCCAGGGccctctccccccgcccgccctcACCCCTGGCCCTGGCCCAGCCGCCTCCCCGCTGGTGCGACTCGGCCTCCCGGCCCCACCCGGCCCCCCCGGCGCTTCACCCCGGCACCGCGGGCCTAGGAGAAGGCCGCCCCCGGCGGCAGGCACAGCGCTTACTGCCGGGCTCCGGCCCGCGGGGGCCCGCGCTCCCAAAGAGCCGCCGTCGACACGGCTGGGAAACGCCGGCCCGGCTGCCGACTCTGCCCGGGGGAGCGACCACCCCCGGCAGCGGGGACGAGCGGCGCTTCTTCCGCGGTGCCTTTCCGCCCCGGGAAGCGCTCTGCCAGCGGGACCGCTCCATCTCGGGCCGCGTCTCCCCTCAATCAGCCCCCGAGAAGCGGGAAGCGACGGGCGGGGGCTGCCCTCAGGGGCCCGCGGCCGGCGTCCCCTCAGCAGGCGGCCGGCCTCCCGGAGCCAGCGCCaaccgcctccccccccccccccccgcctccagCCCGCATGCGCGGCGCGGCAGCACCCACGGGCGGCAGCAGGCGGCGCTaccgccccgccgcgccgggcgggcGCCCCGGCCCTGAGGCGGGCGCGGGTGCCCCGGTGCCCCCGCGGTCTGGGttcggcccggcccggcccggcgcctTGCGGCTCCCCGTGAGGGGAAGGATGCGGCCGCCGCTGGATGGGCCGGGAAGGTGGCGGGCCCGTGGCCCGCTGCGGGGGTTGCCCGCCGACGGGCGGCTCCCGGGGGAGACGCAGCGCAGCTGTAGAGGCGGAGGAAGGGGAGAGTTGTCCTTCCCTGGGCGCGTTCTCTGCAGGCGCCTGGCCTGAGGAGTTTTATGCTGAACGAGTGTAAATTAATGTTGAGGGCGGTTATGAACCTGGTCGAGAGAAAGGGAGAGTGAGGGGGAGCGGTCCCCCGGGCCGGGGGCAAGCCCCGGGCTGACAGCACCGCCGGGGCCCTCAGCAAGGAAACCTGGAAAATGATGGCGGGAGGCGCCAGGGATGGCTCTTTCCCCGGCACCAGGCAGCAGCCGCCGGCTTCTGATGCACAATTAAAGCGCGTCGTTGCCCGTGAATAATCCTGCCTGGTCCCGCTCCTGTTCCCCCGCTGCTGGCCTTTGCAGGCGGTGTGTTGGATGCTGCTGCTCCCGTTCACTGGTTTCGGCTAATAAACGTGCCAATGGATTTGGCTTTGTCATGTTACATCTCGCTATCGAAATTGCGAAAGTTATCTTCCTTCTGTTGATCAGACCTCATGCTTCAGCTTAATGTTATAGAGCAGAGGAATCTCATTGCTTCATCAACATGGAAAATTTGAGATAATTCTTTGACATTACTGGATTTCCAAGTGAAAGGAGAGATGCAAGTGCACGCAAAAACTGGAATAGAGACTGAACACTTTTAAACTTTATTGGTTTAGACACATAGTCTGAAAAAATACTATGCATTCCCAATTGTCAATTCATATTAAACAAGCATATACATTTGGTTATATTattactgatttaaaataaaaaatgaaaccattaCAGAAAGACTGCTGCATCTTCAGAGAACTTTGCAACAATTTTTTCATAGAAGATTGCTAAAATCAATCTCGGGTTCCGATATTCCTTTGGTTGTCACTTtgttttatgtatatttttttttttacaacacaTTTTGTATGAGCACGCATTCTGAACGACCTCATACTGATTGTGAGGACAGAGTGCTGGAGTAACAACAGATTCTATAAAAGAGCTTTTATTGTATGTCAGTCCACGAGAAAATCTTATGAGCAGTTTTGAGAAATGTGACAATTTAATTCTTTACAAAAGTTTCCATAGATGATTTTTTCATATACATGCTAATAtaccaaaactgaaaaatctttaattacagttaagatttttttttacacaaatgtATATGTTATATTTTAACCCCTTCACTTTCAGTTGAAAATACAATAGGCAACACGAAACTGCCTCATTTGTTTGCTGCTTGTACTTTGCtaaaatacataacaaaaagctgaaatgaagtGAAGGGCTTAAAGGGGCTCTAGATGcctcagaaaagattttattttggaacAATTCCAGGGATCTAAaactttttccttcccagagtACAAGCATCCAGATTTCTCCTCTGAAAAGCATAGCCTCAGCTTCATCATTTAACAGGAGTAAAGGTGGTGTAGAAACCACTGAATGTGCAAAGTACTGAAGAATGTTAATtccaagaagaaacaaagatctAATtctggtatcttttttttttccacagacaaAACCAAAGTGAGCTAAAGATGCAAAAAGTATGCAGATAGAATTGCctctaaataaaatgcttttccaagTTTTCTGTAAGGCATCAAGAGGTCTTTAAGTAATCTGTAACCATGCAAAAATAGTATATTCTTTCCCAGTTTACATTCATCTTGTAGCAGTTTATTTACATATAGATCACCAGTTTGTGCTTTtaacacatggaaaataaaataaaaaaaaaaacaaacctctatAGTTAATCTGTTTCATTCCAGAAGATTGTCAGATTGTTTTCTGTTATATGCATGAATTTCATATTCACGGCAAAAATGACACTGGACTTTACTGCTGCTGATATATACTTACTGACAGTGAGGACAGATTGCAAAATAGTACTTTATCAATCAACAACTCACCGTCTCTCTCTCACCTGCTGTGCACCAAGCATTTTAACCTGCAAATGTGCCTTTCAGGACAGCGTAATGCTGTGTATTTCCTGCCAACACGGCGTTAAGACTGTCTGGTATGGATTCTGCTCGCACTTGTGTGTGTCTTTGACCATTTCTGTGGCAGAATATTTTGTCTGTGCAATATATTGAACAAAGAACATACAAAATACATAACTAAGCAATGCTCTCTTcctggaaaaatgtattttattctggttttcatATATGAGCACTGGAGACAGTCTTCCAGTGGTTTCACAGGCACACCACCAGCCCCAGGAAGAACCTCTCTTACTTAAAACGTCCGAGAACACAGTCCCTCAGCCCGCAGCACACCGAGGGCAGCGCAAGGCGTCGGGGGAGAGGGTGCAAAACTGCTTTGTCTCACTCGGCTGCTCAAGGCGACGGGGCTTTTGCAACACCGAGTAACAGCCCCGTCGCAGGGGCCTGACTCTGACCAGCACTGATCCCACCTGCAGCGGCGGACCGGAGCCGTGCTCATTTCAGTGAGTGggcttgctgtattttttcattaactgATTGCGGAATGAACCCCCAGATGACAGTGATTAGTTAAAACCCGTCATCCTGAAGCCATCAAGAATAGGGCTCTTTACAGAGAAGGGTAACTTGCATTGCCATTTATGCAACGGCACTTGAGTCTCGACTCTTTCAATAAGATGaatattagaaattaattttgtaattagttatcttgagagaaaaaaaaccaaaaccctggTTATTGGACAGCCCTGGGGATTTTTCCTTGGTGGTCACAAGAAGTATTTCAGTTCAAGAAAGCTCAATGCAAAATAAACGTTCCTGGAATTTGAAGAGAAACATGTTTGTGCCTAGCTTACGTGTTACGCCTGTGTTCTTTTCAAGTTTTAATCTCTTACAACATTGTTATGATTATGGCGAGAGAGAGTGACCTGCAGAGGAAAATCTGATTACACAAGGAAGTATTAAAGAGAGCTTTTAGTTTATTTATACAGCTCTTCGCAAGTTCTGAAAGTATTCACACTTTTGGTGTGACAACACAATTTCTCCCAAATTTTGTATCATCTTAGTGTGCGcaagtctgtattttttctttcttattcgTTTGGTGTTCATATCTTTGGCTCTAGTGCATCTGGCATTTTGCATCAAATACCAAAAGAATAATACAGGTATATTATTCAGCAttatatactttaaaataacagccATCTAAGCCGTAAATAAACTCACATTGGGATCTTCTATACTTACGCAAAGTCAGAGTTTAGTTATCTAGAAAAGTCTGGTAAACTGAAATCATCTTAGgagaaaagtaaattaaactCATGTGGTAGAAAAAGGTCAGtggaaaatagcttttctgtaCTTATTTAGATGactagttattttttttattttaaaagtatgtcgCATTACAACAGGAAATTGCACTAATTCTTCATAGCTTTGAAGCATGCATGTGTAGTGACTGGCTTTTGGATGATACAAAAAGGAGATGAACTAGACTCCGCAGAGATGAAAATCCTGCGTGACTTGACCTAGAGAGCCAGTTTTTATAGAGTAATTCCTATTCTCTGTAGACGTGGCAGACGCAAATTCCCCAGGGATACTGTTGCTGCGCACAGTGGTGACAAATGAATGTACAATACCATCAGATCACAGTAGCGGCATTTCATACTTGCTTTGGACTGATATGAGTCATTGCACTGGAATCAAATGAGGAATCAGGCGCAAAAGGGGATTCAGACAAATACTTGCATTTTGATAAATCAAATCACCACGTAATGTTCTTTATATGAGTGATTATGTTAGCTGATACGGTTTCCTTTGTatcattttgttctgaaattgcTGCAATAAATCAGTCTTCGTGTAACACTAACTCATTCattcaatttatttcattttgaagcatGCAATGGAATTTCAGCGGGAAAATAAGAGATCATTtagattaaaattttaaacttttagcTTCAAAAGTCTACAGTGGATTCCAgtttaagagagaaaataagtgtGCTTTCACTGTCCTAGCAAAGAAGATCTAGCAGGCACAGCTCCATGCTAGTATGCACCGGTGCAACAAAGAGCAGCTATTaaaaaacacatacatatttagTACCCTGTTTAGCAGAAGGAAGCCACCTTCCAAGTATTCAAGAGACTTGACATTGCAGTCTTCTCATTGTTTTGTACTGTGCCTTATATCAGGAGAGAGCTCTGGAGTCTGTTCCTGTTCCGCGTGGGACTGATCCCCTTTCTAATGGCTGCAGCTAGTTCTGAAATCTAAGGTTTCATCCAGACAACTTGCTCTTTATTCCAGAGAGCCCACTGGAAGGGATGACAGCGGGCACTGAGGCTTCCAGACGTCCGAACGTAGAgatgtttcctttctgcaacCACGTCCAATGGTTCACCGTACCGTGACGCCTTACAACAGCACTGGCTAACACAGCCTTTCGCCCATCCCCGGGGGCCTTTTGGAGcagtatttcttcctcttccacgGCCAGCCGATGGATGCCCTCCACTGCTGCATCTCAGGCCGGCCTTTCTCCCAAACCAATTTGTTTTGCTAAGCCCCATTCAGAATCGCAGCTTATACCTTGTGCTCCATTTCTTTAGCACTGTTTCTGGAAGGGAGTTAGTCCAACTGGACTACGCAGTATTAGCAGCATGTAAAGTAATAAATTAGGGAGCGGGAGCATATGGGTTAACGTGAACTCCCACAGAAAGCCGCCACAGAGCCAGCGATGCTTTTGCAACCTTCTCACTTTGAGTAGTTCAGATGTCCATGAGTGTACT
This portion of the Gymnogyps californianus isolate 813 chromosome 14, ASM1813914v2, whole genome shotgun sequence genome encodes:
- the MEIKIN gene encoding meiosis-specific kinetochore protein isoform X3, which produces MERSRWQSASRGGKAPRKKRRSSPLPGVVAPPGRVGSRAGVSQPCRRRLFGSAGPRGPEPGSLKRKSSVKTLPKIKENPEVTKVSHSCNQSNQVNVKETTDLEKKEEKIEESTVPLKESLIINFESKESLENAEVTSSTGMTLPTGVSTFLLECLDVDSTADCNTGASDSLNSCPSPETFRDDGSERSNFYCVDSGTYKNSTLLDSSKAVTIDKIPQISNLSAISEPVLEDFQDQYTRRKRPSNCNYSSSALSVSTTLAGKKVCKITAARERTPDLKPGMRCSSPLGPERKPDNQTAKPKRLKCKKKEKNSNRLEEGTSSFSQLDAPGNTSAKSVGLTAEVLPSKRTDAMVPLCGRQEICSIVRTSPCQRPSRLHQIPVNTKAFWFPKGVPEDNITSTKNWIYCKHR
- the MEIKIN gene encoding meiosis-specific kinetochore protein isoform X1 — protein: MERSRWQSASRGGKAPRKKRRSSPLPGVVAPPGRVGSRAGVSQPCRRRLFGSAGPRGPEPGSLKRKSSVKTLPKIKENPEVTKVSHSCNQSNQVNVKETTDLEKKEEKIEESTVPLKESLIINFESKESLENAEVTSSTGMTLPTGVSTFLLECLDVDSTADCNTGASDSLNSCPSPETFRDDGSERSNFYCVDSGTYKNSTLLDSSKAVTIDKIPQISNLSAISEPVLEDFQDQYTRRKRPSNCNYSSSALSVSTTLAGKKVCKITAARERTPDLKPGMRCSSPLGPERKPDNQTAKPKRLKCKKKEKNSNRLEEGTSSFSQLDAPGNTSAKSVGLTAEVLPSKRTDAMVQLSSTMLIMEENKALKNLGYAQPAELDLSLSPVCKASPGEDLFLNTTGPYVNSEEIVPASLSSEKEIIPQSPEEKNIFKPLCGRQEICSIVRTSPCQRPSRLHQIPVNTKAFWFPKGVPEDNITSTKNWIYCKHR
- the MEIKIN gene encoding meiosis-specific kinetochore protein isoform X2, with translation MERSRWQSASRGGKAPRKKRRSSPLPGVVAPPGRVGSRAGVSQPCRRRLFGSAGPRGPEPGSLKRKSSVKTLPKIKENPEVTKVSHSCNQSNQVNVKETTDLEKKEEKIEESTVPLKESLIINFESKESLENAEVTSSTGMTLPTGVSTFLLECLDVDSTADCNTGASDSLNSCPSPETFRDDGSERSNFYCVDSGTYKNSTLLDSSKAVTIDKIPQISNLSAISEPVLEDFQDQYTRRKRPSNCNYSSSALSVSTTLAGKKVCKITAARERTPDLKPGMRCSSPLGPERKPDNQTAKPKRLKCKKKEKNSNRLEEGTSSFSQLDAPGNTSAKSVGLTAEVLPSKRTDAMVQLSSTMLIMEENKALKNLGYAQPAELDPLCGRQEICSIVRTSPCQRPSRLHQIPVNTKAFWFPKGVPEDNITSTKNWIYCKHR